GTGGTAACTCAGTTAACACGAAGAGCATTCCGGAATTGGCTGCGGCCAAGGGAAAGCTTGAAACATTGATGCCAAACGTTAAGGCGATTGTTGCCGACGAAATCAAGATGTACATGGCCCAAGATGAGGCTGCCTTGTCAGTTGATTACTCAGGTGATGCTGCGGAAATGATTTCAGAAAACAGTCACCTGCACTATGT
The DNA window shown above is from Desertibacillus haloalkaliphilus and carries:
- a CDS encoding extracellular solute-binding protein, with the translated sequence MDQPFDRGNEYSVPYFWGTLGIVYNDKYVKPGEIKTWNDLWNPRFKNSIMLIDSSRDIMGMTLASSGNSVNTKSIPELAAAKGKLETLMPNVKAIVADEIKMYMAQDEAALSVDYSGDAAEMISENSHLHYV